The Narcine bancroftii isolate sNarBan1 chromosome 6, sNarBan1.hap1, whole genome shotgun sequence genome window below encodes:
- the znf831 gene encoding zinc finger protein 831: MNVRSNMTAPAGKYNVNRIDKGDGQDSPPPSQSFLLQSHKTVQLSLKDTAPTSTVIVQDVKSNDDSSPSQLPSLQTNRYPLSVEQGFLQNSSTSQQGPPKICYIPLISSSSDIQASQSMTMGHPQVQINKQASLPLPCHTESRLKPPIYCTGVQSSSTKSMLPPSSKSPGFQSIPAAFRLQTPPKGTRFQLTPLASELQPLQHTTELQISPQTSAFQHLPKTPGLHDATQSHNLHLIPKTLGLQTSLHNPSLQSHLPLPRFQLLHLTTELQPSSYTLRLQPPHQILGLQPPHHIPESQTSPSVPTYQLYPQTSGFQISTYTPGLPTPCTSEVQPLHQSQEFQTPLCGKELQLLKNVGQIKVKGQRKYVCNECGRDCGKRSALEKHVRSHTGERPFPCTTCRISFKTQSNLYKHNRTQSHFHNCQLSAELERSNKPELRANSSSASQMKKRCPCESIDQEAKGNCNIHQFVANSTNVSEVKHKEFTNVTQQHTFWSRVHATGKREEHTMDGEKQDNVQVHLGHMGSRHLVLQRQQATYFSKQWVHNSSSSSIQTNESTDSGYFSHSDSPDQPLLSTGSLQSLQRQSTDTNQQLSCVRQSVLGSAMDHVDEQGVHRTPRRMQELEEWISKLISENKAVVDDKHLETVRPRKMLNSKQGSIDLPMPYTFKDSFHFDMKSVLVNKRSRAPSSLSAISNQLTQKFHSLPDQVSSTINCLPVIRSNSVPLSKGNLICNKIASSSSYHLQESQRKSTTMQFVTNSQSHSLDLHPMHHRTLVRQTALEGLPVGGLTVEGPNSIVKIKSCDSKVEKFQKHKCKTLGKDNEQKKLKKFSQAKWLVYGEETFRKKYQEPKRATQSAKPLLPSTEHPHSVTTLGKDTSENSHSRPLATPSACKIPVQKHLSDPLPLGSVKVTTYNMPMCQVQFSQRYMGQHSSKQEFPSSCHNAKETKIQLTPDHAWEVSSNKISDLAEMPNTGEGRGKITSSCAAQEIAGDMVNKHSLHQQSLTASSHKGNDTIPVQKYFSHPKLVRQLSILVPEGKTFQEARSQQENNPSDFSLQQSENGILEFRPGRPPRKKPRLKLAGFGELAEKLESRCGLPAGEVLGESSQLVNAFISDTRFEQCQVTKCIKWKEGGSSVEQSLTPTVFSCFTGPDCSKSLTEQQTAVSTYATLDFQSLSEKKSREREAISQKGFATILQTTGNQLIYASKNLHMGQWPALMSTQAKVPHVQKQDFLPKYQLKWTKKESTIPSCPPS; encoded by the coding sequence ATGAATGTGAGATCAAACATGACTGCTCCAGCTGGGAAATATAATGTTAATAGGATCGATAAGGGGGATGGCCAAGATTCACCACCCCCATCTCAGAGTTTCCTTCTACAGTCCCATAAAACTGTCCAGTTAAGTTTAAAAGATACAGCACCCACATCTACAGTTATTGTTCAGGATGTAAAATCAAATGATGACTCTTCCCCTTCTCAACTGCCCTCACTGCAGACAAATCGTTATCCTCTATCTGTGGAACAGGGATTTCTTCAGAATTCCTCAACTAGCCAACAGGGACCTCCTAAGATATGTTATATTCCTTTGATCAGCAGTTCATCTGATATCCAAGCATCACAGTCAATGACAATGGGGCACCCTCAAGTTCAGATTAATAAACAAGCGTCTCTACCTCTTCCCTGTCATACAGAGTCTAGACTAAAGCCTCCCATTTATTGCACTGGGGTCCAATCTTCTTCCACCAAATCTATGCTACCCCCTAGCTCCAAATCTCCTGGATTCCAATCTATCCCTGCAGCCTTCCGGCTCCAAACTCCTCCCAAAGGCACCAGATTCCAACTTACTCCTCTAGCCTCTGAGCTCCAACCACTCCAACATACCACTGAGCTCCAAATATCACCCCAAACTTCAGCATTCCAACATCTTCCAAAGACCCCTGGACTCCATGATGCCACTCAAAGCCACAATCTCCACTTGATCCCAAAAACTCTTGGTTTACAAACTTCCCTCCACAATCCCAGTCTCCAATCTCACCTCCCTCTGCCAAGGTTCCAACTTCTCCACCTGACCACAGAGCTCCAACCTTCCTCCTATACCCTCAGGCTCCAACCTCCCCACCAAATCTTAGGACTCCAACCTCCCCATCATATCCCAGAGTCCCAAACTTCCCCCTCTGTCCCCACATACCAACTGTACCCACAAACCTCAGGGTTCCAAATTTCCACCTATACCCCTGGGCTACCAACACCCTGTACCTCTGAGGTCCAACCACTCCACCAGAGCCAAGAATTCCAAACGCCATTGTGTGGAAAGGAGCTTCAGCTTCTGAAGAATGTCGGACAAATCAAAGTGAAAGGACAGAGAAAGTATGTATGTAATGAATGTGGAAGGGACTGTGGAAAGCGCAGTGCTCTCGAGAAGCATGTCCGATCTCATACTGGGGAGCGCCCCTTTCCATGTACAACCTGTAGGATTTCTTTCAAAACACAGAGTAATCTGTATAAACACAATAGGACTCAAAGTCATTTTCACAACTGCCAGCTTTCTGCTGAATTGGAGAGAAGCAACAAGCCAGAGTTGAGGGCTAACAGCTCATCAGCAAGCCAGATGAAGAAAAGGTGTCCTTGTGAAAGTATTGACCAGGAAGCTAAAGGAAATTGTAACATTCACCAGTTTGTGGCCAACTCCACTAATGTtagtgaagtaaaacacaaagagTTCACAAATGTTACACAACAGCATACATTTTGGAGCAGGGTACATGCTACTGGGAAGAGGGAGGAACACACAATGGATGGAGAGAAACAGGACAATGTCCAGGTCCATCTTGGCCACATGGGAAGCAGGCATTTGGTGCTGCAGAGACAGCAGGCCACTTATTTTTCTAAACAGTGGGTGCATAACTCTTCGAGTTCTAGTATACAAACAAATGAAAGCACAGACTCTGGATATTTCTCTCATTCAGACAGTCCTGACCAGCCACTGCTGTCGACAGGCTCACTACAGAGTCTTCAGCGACAGAGCACTGATACAAACCAGCAGTTATCATGTGTCAGGCAGAGTGTCCTGGGATCAGCCATGGACCATGTGGATGAGCAAGGAGTGCACCGCACACCACGCAGGATGCAGGAGCTGGAGGAGTGGATCTCAAAACTCATCTCTGAGAACAAGGCCGTGGTAGATGACAAACACTTGGAAACCGTGCGGCCAAGAAAGATGCTCAATTCAAAACAGGGGAGCATTGATTTACCAATGCCATACACGTTCAAGGATTCCTTTCACTTTGACATGAAATCTGTTCTTGTCAACAAGCGATCAAGAGCTCCTTCGAGTTTATCAGCAATCTCTAACCAATTAACACAAAAGTTCCATTCCTTGCCTGATCAGGTTTCCTCTACTATTAACTGTTTGCCAGTTATAAGGAGCAATTCTGTGCCTCTCAGTAAGGGAAATTTGATATGCAATAAAATAGCCAGTAGTTCAAGCTATCACCTTCAGGAATCACAGAGGAAATCTACCACTATGCAATTTGTCACAAACTCTCAATCACACTCATTGGATTTGCATCCGATGCACCATCGCACACTAGTCAGGCAAACAGCTCTTGAGGGCTTGCCAGTAGGTGGTCTCACTGTTGAGGGGCCCAACTCTATCGTCAAAATTAAGTCATGTGATTCCAAGGTTGAAAAATTTCAAAAGCACAAGTGCAAGACTTTAGGAAAAGACAATGAACAGAAAAAGCTGAAGAAGTTTTCACAGGCGAAGTGGTTGGTGTATGGAGAGGAAACCTTCCGAAAGAAATACCAGGAGCCAAAGAGAGCCACTCAATCTGCTAAACCACTTCTCCCATCCACAGAGCACCCTCACAGTGTCACAACATTGGGCAAAGATACTTCTGAGAATTCACATTCCAGACCCCTGGCAACACCCTCTGCATGCAAAATTCCTGTTCAAAAACACCTTTCAGACCCACTTCCCTTAGGGTCAGTGAAGGTCACAACTTACAACATGCCAATGTGCCAGGTACAGTTTTCACAAAGATATATGGGCCAGCATTCATCAAAGCAGGAATTTCCATCTTCCTGCCATAATGCTAAAGAGACTAAGATTCAACTAACTCCAGACCATGCATGGGAAGTGTCTTCAAACAAAATATCTGATTTAGCAGAGATGCCCAATACAGGTGAAGGAAGAGGCAAGATAACTTCATCCTGTGCGGCTCAAGAAATTGCTGGGGACATGGTAAACAAACATTCTCTTCATCAGCAATCACTCACAGCAAGCAGCCACAAAGGGAATGACACAATACCAGTGCAAAAATATTTCTCACATCCAAAGCTGGTGAGGCAGCTCAGTATTCTTGTTCCTGAGGGCAAAACCTTTCAAGAAGCAAGAAGTCAGCAAGAGAACAATCCCAGTGATTTTAGTTTGCAGCAAAGCGAAAATGGAATCTTAGAGTTTCGACCAGGAAGACCTCCAAGGAAGAAACCAAGGCTGAAATTAGCTGGCTTTGGAGAACTAGCTGAGAAGCTAGAATCTCGTTGTGGTTTGCCAGCTGGGGAGGTTCTTGGTGAGTCATCTCAATTAGTGAATGCCTTCATTTCAGATACTAGATTTGAGCAGTGTCAAGTAACCAAGTGCATAAagtggaaggagggaggaagctCTGTTGAGCAATCTTTGACGCCAACTGTGTTCAGTTGTTTTACTGGCCCTGACTGCTCTAAATCTTTGACAGAGCAGCAAACAGCAGTTTCTACCTATGCCACTCTTGATTTTCAGTCGCTTTCAGAGAAAaaaagtagagagagagaagctaTTAGTCAAAAGGGGTTTGCAACAATATTACAAACAACAGGAAATCAGTTAATCTATGCCAGCAAAAACTTACACATGGGTCAATGGCCAGCACTAATGTCTACCCAAGCAAAAGTTCCCCATGTACAAAAGCAAGATTTTCTTCCAAaataccaactcaaatggacaaaGAAAGAATCAACCATACCAAGTTGCCCACCATCCTGA